A genome region from Rhodothermales bacterium includes the following:
- a CDS encoding sulfatase produces the protein MTILHDPRGTRRNSTIVHTSFRAFSLALVAVALALTGCRPTPTPPNILFVFADDHASHAVSAYGSVINETPNIDRIATEGMLFENAFVTNSICGPSRATILTGQFGHLNGVPTNREELHPTKLTFPKLLREAGYQTVMMGKWHLKSRPEGFDHFEVLRGQGPYYNPILYTESDTVAYTGYTTDIITDRVLEWLAGGRDRNKPFMLMYQHKAPHRWWDPGPDHLSMYDDREIPEPADLFDDYEGRTSAAKTQEMTIAHHLTDRDLKFEAPSDLTEEQLETWNAAYDPKNAAFEAAGLEGDELTRWKYQRYIKDYLRAVAAIDDNLGRVLEYLDREGLADNTVVVYTSDQGFYLGDHGWYDKRWMYEESLRTPMLVRWPGAVAAGSRNPDLVQNLDLAETFLDLAGVDAPDAMQGESLVPLLKGQTPADWRDAIYYQYFEYPGWHMVRRHYGVRTHDYKLIHYYEIDEWELFDLNKDPEEMQSVYDDPDYAPVVAELRQRLTELRQQYLVPDEDTVPYVPFP, from the coding sequence ATGACGATCCTTCACGACCCAAGGGGGACGCGCCGGAATAGCACAATCGTGCACACCTCCTTCCGCGCTTTCTCCCTCGCGCTTGTCGCCGTCGCCCTCGCACTCACAGGTTGCCGGCCGACGCCAACGCCACCCAACATACTCTTCGTCTTTGCCGACGACCACGCCTCACACGCAGTGAGCGCCTACGGTTCGGTGATTAACGAAACACCGAATATCGATCGGATTGCCACAGAGGGCATGCTGTTCGAGAACGCGTTTGTGACCAACTCGATTTGCGGCCCGAGTCGCGCGACCATCCTCACCGGGCAGTTCGGGCACCTGAACGGAGTCCCGACAAATCGAGAAGAACTACACCCGACAAAGCTGACATTTCCGAAGCTACTTCGTGAAGCGGGGTACCAGACCGTGATGATGGGCAAGTGGCATTTGAAGAGCCGGCCCGAAGGCTTCGATCATTTTGAAGTGCTGCGCGGCCAGGGTCCATACTACAATCCCATATTGTACACCGAATCGGATACGGTTGCGTACACCGGGTACACCACGGACATCATTACGGACCGCGTCCTCGAGTGGCTCGCGGGTGGCCGCGATCGCAATAAGCCATTCATGCTGATGTATCAGCACAAGGCCCCTCACAGATGGTGGGATCCAGGCCCGGATCACCTGTCGATGTACGACGATCGCGAAATCCCGGAGCCCGCCGATCTGTTTGATGATTACGAGGGACGGACTTCAGCGGCGAAGACACAGGAGATGACGATCGCCCACCATCTGACCGATCGCGATCTCAAGTTCGAGGCGCCCTCCGATCTCACCGAAGAGCAACTGGAGACATGGAATGCAGCCTACGACCCGAAGAACGCCGCCTTTGAGGCGGCCGGACTGGAAGGCGACGAGCTGACCCGCTGGAAGTATCAGCGATACATCAAGGACTATCTGCGAGCCGTTGCCGCGATCGACGATAATCTTGGACGCGTGCTCGAGTATCTCGATCGCGAAGGCTTAGCCGACAACACCGTCGTCGTCTACACGTCGGATCAGGGATTCTATCTGGGAGATCACGGTTGGTACGACAAGAGATGGATGTATGAGGAATCTCTCCGCACGCCGATGCTCGTCAGATGGCCGGGCGCTGTCGCGGCGGGCAGCCGCAATCCAGACCTCGTCCAGAACCTTGACCTCGCCGAGACATTCCTGGATCTCGCGGGCGTGGATGCGCCCGATGCGATGCAGGGTGAAAGCCTCGTTCCGCTTCTCAAAGGCCAGACCCCGGCCGACTGGAGGGACGCGATCTACTACCAGTACTTCGAGTACCCGGGATGGCACATGGTGCGCCGGCACTACGGGGTTCGGACGCACGACTACAAGCTGATCCACTACTACGAGATCGACGAGTGGGAACTGTTCGACCTGAACAAGGACCCCGAAGAGATGCAGAGCGTGTACGACGACCCCGACTACGCTCCGGTTGTCGCCGAGTTGAGACAACGACTGACGGAGCTCAGGCAGCAGTACCTCGTGCCGGACGAAGACACCGTTCCGTACGTTCCGTTTCCGTAG